The DNA region TAAGCCGTGAAACTTATTGTCAGCACAGCAGCAGAGAAAAACGCAGCAAAGAACCATAGCGTGCCAAAATTTTTTCTCGATGCTTTTGAAAGAACGCTTTCGAGCCAATTTCCCAGTCCAGCCACTACGAAAATTCTTGCGAGAAGTAAGGTCGAAAAAACCATTAACGACGGCTTTACTACTGCTTCAAACCAGTAGTTCATTAGTAGCGCTCACCTGAGTTTTGCTGGTTACCCTTAAAGTTCAACCTAAATACTCCCTATTTTGCTGAAATTATCGATGGTTTCAAAGGCGATGATTCTGGTGGATTACTTTTTCACATTTGTTCTGGGGCTGAAATCCCACACATGCTGAGCCCATTTTTTATAGTAACACCTACTGCTTCACAAAGGACCAACCGAGCGATGCTTTTATCTCTGTCCTCCCCTACCACTCTATGCTTGGTGTAAAAGTTATGGAACAATTTAGAAAAATCAAGCAGATAAAACGGAATCAAATGTGGCGCCAATATATTTGCTGCATTGAAAACCACAAGTGGAAATTTAACCATCTTTCGTAAGAGTGCCACTTCTTCAGGCTCGGCTAACTTACTTATAATCATAGCATCATTTTCGTTCTTGTCAAGTCCTTTATTTTTCGCAAACCTTAAAATGCTTTTTATCCTTGCGTGGGCATACTGAATGTAGTACACGGGGTTTTCCTCGGTCGTTGTTCTTGCCAAATTCAGGTCGAAGTCGAGATGTGCTTCCATGCGGCGTGCCAGGAAAAAGTATCGTGCCGCGTCCACACCTATGTCCTCTATAAGTTCCTTCATAGTAACGAGTTTTCCAGCTCGTTTGGACATTTTCACCTTAACATTGTCCTCGACGAGGTTCACCTGCTGAAGTATTAGCACACTTAACTTTCCATCGTGCCCCAGCGCCTTCATGCCAGCTTCAAGCCGCGCTTTGTGACCGTGATGGTCGGGTCCAAGGATGTTTATTACCTTCTCAAATCCCCGTTCCTCAAATTTGTTCGCGTGATACGCAAGGTCCACTAAGCCATAAGTCCACTCACCGTTCGAGCGCACCAGAACGAAATCCTCAACATCATCCCTCAATTTTGATGCTGAAAACCATAGCGCACTATCTTTTTCGTATGTTAAGCCCGATTCGCCAAGCCTTTTAAGAACCTCTTCCACTTTTCCGCTTTCCCTGAACTCACGCTCGGAAAACATAACATCGTAGTATGTATTGTAGATTCGTAGAGTTTCCATTTGCTCTTTTATTATCCGCTTTACTATCCATTCGTCTGGAGTCTCGGAGGGATTTTTATCTATGTATTCCTTTGCGTAGTCGATGAGATATTCGCCGTGATAACCATCCTCGGGGATTTCTGCGTGTTCGCCCTTAAGCTGAGCTATTCGGGCACGGAAGCTTTCACCTAGAAGCTTTATCTGGTTTCCTGCATCGTTTATGTAATATTCCGTGGTTACATCGTGACCTATTGCTCTGAGAAGGTTTGCGAGGGTTGAGCCTACGGCTGCCGCTCTTGCCGAAACTACATTAAGCGGTCCAGTAGGATTCGCGCTGACGAATTCGAGATTTATCCTCTGAACTTTATCCAGTATCGTTTTGCCCCAATGCGCATCATCATTTATCGCCGAGATAGCGTTTTCGACGAGAAATCTTTTCGAGAGCCAAAAATTAATGTATCCGCCCACCACCTGCGCTTTTTCAATAAATTCGGGGATGTCAGCCTCGACAATTTTCTCAGCTATGAATT from bacterium includes:
- a CDS encoding arginine--tRNA ligase; its protein translation is MNIVEAKKVLADWLSERVKNLFGEQFEPEIAEPENPDFGDLTTNVAFSLAKSLKKPPKFIAEKIVEADIPEFIEKAQVVGGYINFWLSKRFLVENAISAINDDAHWGKTILDKVQRINLEFVSANPTGPLNVVSARAAAVGSTLANLLRAIGHDVTTEYYINDAGNQIKLLGESFRARIAQLKGEHAEIPEDGYHGEYLIDYAKEYIDKNPSETPDEWIVKRIIKEQMETLRIYNTYYDVMFSEREFRESGKVEEVLKRLGESGLTYEKDSALWFSASKLRDDVEDFVLVRSNGEWTYGLVDLAYHANKFEERGFEKVINILGPDHHGHKARLEAGMKALGHDGKLSVLILQQVNLVEDNVKVKMSKRAGKLVTMKELIEDIGVDAARYFFLARRMEAHLDFDLNLARTTTEENPVYYIQYAHARIKSILRFAKNKGLDKNENDAMIISKLAEPEEVALLRKMVKFPLVVFNAANILAPHLIPFYLLDFSKLFHNFYTKHRVVGEDRDKSIARLVLCEAVGVTIKNGLSMCGISAPEQM